One Luteitalea sp. genomic window, GACCGCTCGCGCCGGATCCGCTCCTGCTGGTCGTCGCCGTCGTCGCTGACCTCGCCTTCGGCGACCCGGTCTACGCGTGGCATCCGGTACGTCTCATCGGCCGGCTGCTGACAAGTCTCGAGCATCGTCTGCGAGTCATGGGCTTCGACGGATACGGCGGAGGCATCCTGCTCTTTGCCGTGCTCGCGTCCGTGACGCTCACGGCAGTCGTGGCGCTTACCTGGACCGCCGACGTTGTTTCGCTGACCCTTGCCTGGGTCGTTCACGCCCTGATGCTGTACGCACTGCTCGCCCTCGGCGATCTGCTGCGCCACGTCTGGCGGATCGAATCCGCCGTTCGTCACGACGATCTCGCTGGCGCGCGCCGGGCGGTGAGCGCGCTGGTCGGGCGCGACACGGACCGCATGGACTCCGCCGCATGCAGGCGGGCAGCCGTCGAAAGTCTCAGCGAGAGTCTAACCGACGGTTTCGTCAGCCCGGTGTTTTGGTACGTCTTGGCGGGCCTGCCAGCTGTCGTCCTGTTCAAGGTCGTCAGCACGATGGACTCAATGGTCGGCTACAAGACGTCGCGCTACTTACGCTTCGGCTGGTGCGGCGCAAGACTCGATGACGTGCTGAACTATCTGCCGGCGAGGATCACGTGGGTCGTCATCAGCGCTGTTGCAGCGGTGCTGCCCGGATTCTCCGGCCGCAAGGCGTGGACCGTTGGCCTTCGGCAACACGGGCTCCTGCTTGGTCCCAACGCCGGTTGGAGCGAAGCCGCCACGGCTGGTGCACTCGAGCGCCGGATCGTAGGGCCCATCTG contains:
- the cobD gene encoding cobalamin biosynthesis protein CobD, which translates into the protein MVTDWWRPLAPDPLLLVVAVVADLAFGDPVYAWHPVRLIGRLLTSLEHRLRVMGFDGYGGGILLFAVLASVTLTAVVALTWTADVVSLTLAWVVHALMLYALLALGDLLRHVWRIESAVRHDDLAGARRAVSALVGRDTDRMDSAACRRAAVESLSESLTDGFVSPVFWYVLAGLPAVVLFKVVSTMDSMVGYKTSRYLRFGWCGARLDDVLNYLPARITWVVISAVAAVLPGFSGRKAWTVGLRQHGLLLGPNAGWSEAATAGALERRIVGPIWLNGVQVTDIWIGDAADPTLGSSTDVTRAVALVVLSGLAVTALGTSLLA